A genomic window from Terriglobia bacterium includes:
- a CDS encoding winged helix-turn-helix domain-containing protein — protein MPNIVRFDCYEVDLSSGQLYKQGTRINLREKSFEILAALLESPGELVTREELRHRLWREDVFVDFDNNLNTAIGRLREALSDSAEHPRFIETLPRRGYRFIGALTSSGAPQCTSRPRLLVLPFLNLGGNPADEYFSDAMTDEIITAFASLAPKQLAVIARTTAMHYKGSHKDVATIARELRVDYVLEGGLRRTQEQVSANVQLIQTSDQTHLFAKKFDAPIAAIFHLQDSIAHAVGQHIPGVAADVSRRASAGIADRANPTEDVVAYHFYLRGRQYLHSANFLEARRCFEQALACDPQLALAYDGVAELHWWAGFSGLVPPREAFAAGLWAAMRAVEIDNTLAETHALLGIFRKELDYNWPEVQREMMRALELNPASPIVRFRYAISGLMPHGRLAESISELETLLEADPLEWQVRLWLAVMHWLKRDYDRGLDEVDQILELDPTYQPGHLVRGEILTARCDYPEAITALRRAVELAGGSPLPLGWLGLALSLGGYTSEARELLSRLHQLASQAYIPATSFAWIHLGLGEFEEAFGWMDRAVEQRDPMMIPVKTYPFFDPLREDPRFQALVRKMNLTV, from the coding sequence GTGCCCAACATTGTCCGCTTCGACTGCTACGAAGTTGACCTCTCCTCCGGTCAGCTTTACAAGCAGGGAACGAGAATCAACCTCCGCGAGAAGTCATTCGAGATTCTCGCCGCGCTTCTCGAATCTCCGGGCGAACTTGTCACTCGCGAGGAACTGCGTCATCGGCTGTGGCGCGAAGACGTGTTCGTGGATTTTGACAACAACCTGAATACCGCAATCGGGCGCTTGCGCGAGGCGCTGAGCGATTCCGCTGAACATCCCCGCTTTATCGAGACTCTGCCCCGGCGCGGCTATCGCTTCATCGGTGCGCTCACTTCTTCGGGCGCACCACAGTGCACATCCCGTCCCCGGCTTCTCGTGCTCCCGTTCCTGAACCTCGGAGGAAATCCCGCAGATGAATACTTCAGCGATGCCATGACGGACGAAATCATCACCGCGTTCGCCAGTCTCGCTCCGAAACAGCTTGCGGTGATTGCCCGCACGACGGCAATGCACTATAAGGGCAGCCACAAAGATGTGGCCACCATTGCCCGCGAATTGCGGGTGGACTATGTCCTGGAAGGCGGACTGCGGCGTACCCAAGAGCAGGTTTCCGCCAACGTCCAGCTCATTCAGACAAGCGACCAGACACACCTGTTCGCAAAGAAGTTCGACGCTCCGATCGCTGCAATATTCCACTTACAGGATTCGATTGCACACGCTGTAGGTCAACACATCCCAGGTGTCGCCGCGGATGTTTCCCGACGGGCCTCAGCCGGTATTGCTGATCGGGCTAATCCGACGGAGGATGTTGTCGCCTACCATTTCTACCTCAGGGGTCGGCAATACCTGCACAGCGCGAATTTCCTGGAGGCCAGACGGTGCTTCGAGCAAGCTCTGGCGTGTGATCCGCAGCTCGCATTGGCTTACGACGGTGTAGCGGAGCTCCACTGGTGGGCTGGGTTTTCGGGGCTCGTCCCTCCGAGAGAAGCCTTTGCGGCTGGGCTCTGGGCCGCAATGCGCGCGGTCGAAATCGACAACACCCTGGCCGAGACTCACGCATTGCTCGGCATCTTTAGAAAAGAACTGGACTATAACTGGCCTGAAGTCCAACGGGAAATGATGCGGGCTCTGGAACTGAATCCCGCATCCCCAATTGTGCGTTTTCGATACGCGATCAGTGGCCTCATGCCGCATGGGCGGCTGGCGGAATCCATCTCCGAACTTGAGACCTTGCTTGAGGCAGATCCTCTGGAATGGCAGGTACGCCTCTGGCTGGCGGTGATGCACTGGTTGAAGCGTGATTATGATCGGGGGCTTGACGAGGTAGACCAGATCCTCGAACTCGATCCCACATACCAGCCGGGCCATTTGGTGCGCGGTGAAATCCTAACGGCACGATGCGACTACCCGGAGGCCATCACAGCCCTTCGCCGTGCTGTCGAGCTTGCCGGCGGATCGCCCTTGCCGCTTGGCTGGCTGGGACTCGCGTTATCGCTCGGTGGGTACACCTCAGAAGCTCGGGAGCTACTGTCACGCCTGCACCAGTTGGCTTCTCAGGCGTACATACCTGCCACCAGTTTCGCCTGGATTCATTTAGGGTTGGGAGAATTCGAAGAGGCGTTCGGGTGGATGGACCGGGCTGTCGAGCAACGGGACCCGATGATGATCCCCGTCAAAACCTATCCTTTCTTCGACCCCCTCCGGGAGGATCCCCGGTTTCAGGCGCTGGTACGCAAGATGAACCTGACAGTGTAG
- a CDS encoding nucleotide sugar dehydrogenase — protein MQIAVYGSGYVATIVSACIADFGTPVTCFDADTVRLMELAQGNIPFYEKNLKEIIRRNVRAGRLVYSTDLENQASRAGVIFLAEDDHRYLEDTAVRLAGLMGQDAVIAVCTPAPVGTAARVVQKLRAANRQNPVVSHPLFLTSGCAVEDFNWPDRIVLGTTSSDAVQVLKSVYRPLVMRGIPVIVTNFETAELVREASTAFVATKISFINELATLCEKVNGDAVDLALALGLDKRIAPRCLQPGVGLGGNFVEGDMESLAQLAIGNGISLKVLSAAREVNRTHSDRILEKMTYALDSLTEKEVGLLGLAFKPNTNSVVGSASVRLARSLAAKGAKVRAYDPAAAQEAQAELRNAVRLCGNAYEALEGADALVVGTGWPEFRTLDFDKVKRIVRRPLIIDTKNLLDCERLRGMGFEYLGIGRA, from the coding sequence ATGCAAATAGCCGTGTATGGCTCCGGTTACGTGGCCACGATTGTCTCGGCCTGCATCGCCGATTTCGGTACGCCTGTTACCTGCTTTGACGCTGATACCGTCCGCCTGATGGAACTTGCGCAGGGGAATATCCCCTTTTATGAGAAGAACCTCAAGGAGATCATTCGCCGTAATGTGAGAGCGGGGAGGCTCGTCTACTCGACCGACCTCGAGAACCAGGCGTCGCGGGCGGGGGTGATTTTTCTCGCGGAAGACGACCACCGGTACCTGGAAGACACGGCGGTTCGGCTGGCGGGATTGATGGGGCAGGACGCAGTCATTGCGGTCTGCACGCCGGCGCCGGTCGGGACAGCGGCTCGGGTTGTGCAGAAACTCCGGGCGGCCAACCGCCAGAACCCGGTTGTTTCGCATCCGCTCTTCCTGACCTCGGGATGCGCCGTGGAAGACTTCAACTGGCCGGACCGCATCGTGCTGGGAACGACATCGTCGGACGCCGTGCAGGTCCTGAAGTCGGTCTACCGGCCGCTCGTGATGCGCGGAATCCCGGTGATCGTGACGAATTTCGAGACGGCGGAACTCGTGCGGGAAGCGTCGACGGCGTTCGTCGCGACCAAGATCTCGTTCATCAACGAACTCGCAACACTCTGCGAAAAAGTGAACGGGGATGCTGTTGACCTGGCATTGGCATTGGGGCTGGACAAACGCATCGCTCCGCGATGTTTGCAGCCCGGCGTAGGCCTCGGCGGGAACTTTGTGGAAGGCGACATGGAATCGCTGGCGCAACTTGCGATCGGAAATGGAATTTCGTTGAAAGTTCTGTCGGCGGCGCGCGAGGTGAATCGGACGCACAGCGATCGCATTCTCGAAAAGATGACCTATGCGCTGGATAGCCTGACGGAAAAGGAAGTCGGGCTGCTCGGGTTGGCATTCAAGCCGAATACGAATTCGGTGGTTGGGTCGGCCTCGGTGCGATTGGCGCGAAGCCTGGCGGCGAAAGGCGCCAAGGTTCGGGCGTACGATCCGGCGGCCGCGCAGGAAGCCCAGGCTGAACTGCGCAATGCCGTGCGTCTGTGTGGAAACGCTTACGAGGCGCTCGAAGGTGCGGATGCACTGGTTGTGGGCACAGGCTGGCCCGAGTTTCGTACGCTGGATTTCGACAAGGTGAAGCGGATCGTTCGCCGACCGCTGATCATCGACACAAAGAATCTGTTGGATTGTGAGCGTCTGCGAGGTATGGGATTCGAGTACCTGGGAATTGGACGCGCATGA
- a CDS encoding carboxypeptidase-like regulatory domain-containing protein: MCKTSTCVLMMILLVGCSTCLAQVDYSTATLKGRIFDPQQLAVSGATVTITSPSTAWTRVVRTGGDGSYIAPLLSPGAYVVRVEAIGFSTVFGAVSVSVGEIVNYRNPRNPRNPGTDGIFPNYRYGSSAYDFTRSLASPSV; the protein is encoded by the coding sequence ATGTGCAAGACGAGCACCTGCGTGCTGATGATGATCCTCTTGGTGGGGTGCAGCACCTGCCTCGCTCAGGTGGATTATTCCACGGCAACGCTGAAGGGAAGGATTTTCGATCCCCAACAACTCGCAGTGTCGGGCGCTACGGTTACGATAACCAGTCCCAGCACAGCCTGGACCCGAGTGGTGCGTACGGGCGGCGACGGAAGCTATATTGCGCCATTGCTTTCTCCGGGTGCCTACGTTGTCCGTGTCGAGGCCATTGGCTTCTCTACCGTCTTCGGAGCCGTTTCCGTTTCGGTCGGCGAGATAGTGAACTATAGAAATCCGAGAAATCCGAGAAATCCGGGGACAGACGGAATATTCCCCAATTATCGTTATGGTTCCTCAGCGTACGATTTCACCCGAAGCTTAGCTTCCCCGTCTGTGTGA
- a CDS encoding ABC transporter permease, with product MSLLLQDLRYAVRVLRKSPGFTAIAVLTLAIGIGANTAIFSVVNGVLLRPLQFRDSRQLYVIHEIVPQVVKSMPLLDANLPDFQIWQREAHSFDEIGIGESTSMIISDDGEPELIHGTRTSANFLKLLGVNAARGRLFQAEEDQPDRGHAVIFTDAFWRNRFKADPEIVGRSVTLDGIPYSVVGVLPKSFQFPGHVNGLASNAQFVVPLNGPKPYETDLIGEFDFTAIGRLKAGVTPAKALAELNVIQARIAQQAHTNFDLRADLSPLQSQIVGSSRKGLVLLLASVGVLLLMICVNLANLLFSRAPGRMSGAGIRKALGASVSRLMRQMLVESVLLATCGGVLGIVLAKVAVASFVHFGAAGIPRLSEVTMDGRVVGFALLATLITAVLFGTLPAWLVSRADLRETLAAATRSATESHRTRTLRSALITVEVSLCTALLIVAGLLGRSLLRLLDLDPGFSVNHVLAATIDLPPVVYKGADSRKGFYRDALDGIRSLPGVRSAAWVSILPLQGQGSVTGINLPGDTLPPAEAPIANYRVVSPDYFRTMGIPLVSGRALSAEDRGKRRVIVSQNLARRLWPKRNAVGQMCAAHWGPLAESPSEVVGVAGDIRTSLDQPPLYMVYVADSWALEPPSAPMSAAFVVRTSQDSTSVADAVRKVIHRAGPDVPIVSLQPMSQVVARNVEGRRFQMSLISMFALSALLLAGLGIFGVLAYSVEQRRREFGIRTALGAQRSQMVTMIMRQGLLPVAVGLGLGVAGALTGGSLLQSLVFGVTPFDFMTFAGVALLIAVVAAIACYVPARRATNVDPIVALRYE from the coding sequence ATGTCATTACTTCTGCAAGATCTTCGTTATGCAGTGCGGGTGCTGCGCAAGTCACCCGGGTTCACGGCCATCGCCGTCCTCACCCTGGCTATCGGGATCGGCGCGAATACGGCGATTTTCTCCGTGGTCAACGGCGTTCTCCTTCGGCCACTACAGTTTCGCGATTCACGGCAGCTTTACGTCATTCACGAGATTGTGCCGCAAGTCGTGAAATCAATGCCGTTGCTGGACGCCAACCTGCCGGATTTCCAGATCTGGCAAAGGGAAGCTCATTCGTTCGATGAGATCGGCATCGGGGAATCGACGTCGATGATCATTAGCGACGACGGCGAACCGGAACTGATCCATGGGACGCGCACCTCGGCTAATTTTCTGAAGCTGCTGGGAGTGAATGCTGCGCGCGGGCGGCTGTTCCAGGCCGAAGAAGATCAGCCGGACCGGGGACATGCGGTGATTTTTACCGATGCGTTCTGGCGCAACCGGTTCAAGGCAGATCCAGAGATCGTGGGCCGCTCGGTCACGCTGGATGGAATTCCGTATAGCGTTGTGGGGGTGTTGCCGAAGTCGTTCCAGTTTCCCGGACATGTGAATGGCCTGGCGAGCAACGCACAGTTCGTGGTTCCACTCAACGGGCCAAAACCTTACGAAACCGACCTTATCGGCGAATTCGACTTCACGGCGATCGGACGGCTGAAGGCGGGAGTGACGCCGGCGAAAGCGTTAGCCGAACTGAATGTGATCCAGGCCAGAATCGCGCAGCAGGCGCATACGAATTTCGATCTGCGCGCCGACCTCTCGCCGTTGCAATCGCAGATAGTCGGTTCTTCGCGAAAGGGATTGGTCCTGCTGCTTGCCTCGGTTGGCGTGCTGTTGTTGATGATCTGCGTGAACCTGGCGAACCTGCTGTTTTCTCGCGCGCCGGGACGGATGTCCGGTGCCGGCATTCGCAAGGCCCTGGGCGCCAGCGTATCGCGCCTGATGCGACAAATGCTGGTCGAGAGCGTACTGCTGGCGACCTGTGGCGGTGTGCTCGGGATCGTGCTTGCCAAAGTTGCCGTTGCTTCATTCGTCCACTTCGGCGCGGCGGGAATTCCACGGCTCAGCGAAGTGACGATGGATGGCCGCGTTGTTGGCTTTGCATTGTTGGCAACGCTGATCACCGCCGTGTTGTTCGGGACCCTGCCGGCATGGCTCGTATCGCGGGCCGATCTACGCGAGACGCTCGCAGCAGCCACCCGGAGCGCGACCGAGAGCCACCGCACGCGGACCTTGCGTTCAGCGCTCATCACAGTAGAGGTCTCCCTGTGCACCGCGCTCCTGATCGTCGCCGGACTGCTCGGCCGCAGTCTTCTGCGCTTGCTCGATCTTGATCCGGGCTTCAGCGTCAATCACGTACTCGCCGCCACGATCGATTTGCCTCCTGTCGTTTATAAAGGAGCCGATTCGCGCAAAGGTTTCTACCGGGACGCGCTGGATGGGATCCGTTCGCTGCCAGGCGTGCGCTCGGCGGCGTGGGTGAGTATCCTTCCACTGCAAGGTCAAGGGTCCGTGACCGGCATCAACCTGCCGGGAGATACGCTTCCCCCCGCGGAGGCGCCCATCGCCAATTATCGGGTGGTGAGCCCCGACTATTTCCGAACGATGGGAATTCCGCTGGTGAGTGGGCGCGCGCTCAGCGCCGAGGACCGCGGCAAACGTCGGGTGATCGTCTCGCAGAATCTCGCGCGACGGCTTTGGCCGAAACGGAACGCGGTTGGACAAATGTGCGCTGCTCACTGGGGACCCCTTGCTGAAAGTCCCAGTGAAGTGGTCGGAGTCGCGGGCGACATCCGCACCAGCCTGGATCAACCGCCGCTCTACATGGTTTATGTCGCCGATTCCTGGGCGTTGGAGCCACCGAGCGCTCCCATGTCGGCCGCATTTGTGGTGCGCACGAGCCAAGATTCAACAAGCGTTGCGGACGCGGTGCGCAAGGTCATTCATCGGGCCGGTCCGGACGTGCCAATCGTCTCTTTGCAGCCGATGTCGCAAGTGGTTGCGCGGAACGTGGAAGGGCGACGGTTTCAGATGTCGCTGATTTCCATGTTTGCTCTGTCGGCCCTGTTGCTTGCCGGCCTGGGGATTTTCGGAGTGCTGGCTTACTCGGTCGAGCAGCGGCGGCGCGAATTTGGTATCCGCACCGCGCTGGGAGCGCAGCGCTCGCAGATGGTCACGATGATTATGCGGCAGGGGCTGCTGCCGGTGGCAGTGGGTCTCGGGTTGGGAGTTGCGGGTGCGCTCACCGGCGGAAGTCTGCTGCAAAGCCTTGTGTTTGGGGTGACGCCATTCGATTTCATGACGTTCGCGGGCGTGGCGCTGCTCATTGCGGTTGTCGCCGCGATCGCCTGCTATGTCCCCGCGCGGCGCGCCACCAATGTCGATCCCATCGTCGCGCTGCGGTACGAGTGA
- a CDS encoding transposase, which yields MANVPHHVTQRGNARQVVLGNDADRNTYLGLLRQSAELHGLSLLGYCLMSNHVHLVVVPHTAKGLAHALKQAHGRYATYWNARQISSGHVWQGRFYSCPLDEAHLWIALRYVELNPVRARMVEAADQWRWSSAGVHCGTAPADVPLEMERWRKRWTPAQWAEFLEVAGSPGEVNELRRSTHTGRPLGSPEFVASLEKMTLRRLAAKKAGRPKNSAVDAAQLIVTAGA from the coding sequence GTGGCAAATGTTCCGCATCATGTTACCCAGCGCGGTAACGCCCGGCAAGTCGTTTTGGGCAACGACGCTGACCGCAACACCTACCTGGGATTGCTGCGACAGTCTGCAGAACTTCACGGGCTTTCGCTGTTGGGCTACTGTCTGATGTCCAATCATGTGCATCTGGTTGTGGTTCCGCACACGGCCAAAGGGCTGGCGCATGCGCTCAAACAGGCGCACGGACGCTACGCGACGTATTGGAATGCTCGTCAGATCTCGAGCGGGCACGTCTGGCAGGGGCGGTTCTATTCTTGTCCGCTCGACGAGGCGCACCTCTGGATCGCGCTGCGCTATGTTGAGCTGAATCCTGTACGCGCGCGGATGGTGGAAGCGGCGGACCAGTGGAGGTGGTCGAGCGCCGGAGTACACTGCGGCACCGCACCCGCAGATGTGCCGCTCGAAATGGAGCGATGGCGAAAGCGCTGGACGCCCGCGCAATGGGCGGAGTTCCTTGAAGTTGCCGGGTCGCCAGGCGAAGTGAACGAGCTGCGGCGGTCAACGCACACAGGACGACCTCTGGGGTCTCCGGAGTTCGTGGCCAGTTTGGAGAAAATGACGTTACGCCGGCTGGCGGCGAAAAAAGCAGGACGGCCGAAGAACTCCGCTGTTGATGCCGCGCAACTCATCGTGACAGCTGGTGCCTAG
- a CDS encoding 2'-5' RNA ligase family protein — translation MPELQYALVAYVRNALGEFVENLRRELHPEFAHLPAHVSILPPRPLHGSEADAVEQLVQLCRNVDPFEISMGGVEAFLPTTPTVFLQISYAAYKLRELHDLVNSGALEFREPLPYMPHLTIAKVSSPERAREVYCISRDRWDRYEGKRRTGINSLTFVRGTGTEWTDIVPIELGQRAPARVR, via the coding sequence ATGCCCGAACTGCAGTATGCGCTGGTGGCCTACGTTCGTAATGCGTTAGGTGAATTTGTCGAGAACCTCCGGCGCGAATTACATCCCGAGTTTGCCCACCTTCCGGCACACGTTTCCATTCTTCCTCCGCGGCCCCTGCACGGATCGGAAGCCGATGCGGTCGAGCAACTTGTGCAGCTCTGTCGCAACGTCGACCCTTTCGAAATCTCCATGGGTGGGGTAGAGGCATTTCTGCCTACAACGCCAACGGTTTTCCTTCAGATTTCCTATGCAGCCTACAAGCTCAGGGAACTGCACGACTTGGTGAATTCCGGCGCGCTCGAATTTAGAGAACCCCTGCCCTACATGCCGCACTTGACGATTGCGAAGGTATCCTCGCCAGAACGGGCGCGCGAAGTGTATTGCATCTCACGTGATCGCTGGGATCGCTACGAGGGTAAACGTCGGACTGGGATCAATAGCCTTACTTTTGTGCGCGGCACAGGAACGGAATGGACAGACATTGTGCCGATCGAACTGGGGCAGCGTGCACCTGCGCGGGTACGATAA